TATCCGTGGCGGTCATCTTATTGATCTAGATTGGTTAGTCGAGAGCACATCAAAAGAGTTCCCTTTACAGATGCATTCAGGTCTTGAATTAATCAATGCGGGCCGTGAATTTTATATGGGAGCGAGTCGTAGTGATGATTTTGAAGCTGAGTTTTTGCAACCAACAGAAGATACATGGTTAGATATTATAAGAGCTTCCAGCGCAATTCCTGGCTTTTATCGTACAGGTGTTGAGTTTAATGGAACGTTATACCATGATGGCGGGATCAGTGCTGCAATTCCTGTGGAAGAGGCATACCGTCGTGGCGCTGAAACTATTGTAGTGATCCGCACTGTACCTTCTCAAATGTATTTCACTCCTGAATGGGTTAAAAGAATGACCCGTTGGTTAGAAGGGGAAAAGTATGGTTTGCAACGTATGGCGGCTATGCTAAAAGTGCATTTGAAAAGTTATCGTCGCACCCAAGAGTTTATTGAAAATCCGCCAGATAATTTGCAGATTTTTGAAATCTACCCACCAACACCGTTAAAGAGCAGTGCATTGGGAAGTCGCTTATCATCGCTTAATCAGGATTATCATACAGGGCGCCGTTGCGGTCGTTATTTTATCGCTGCTTTGGGGCATAATTTCGCCATGGATAATGACTCATTAAATCGCTTTAGTTTTGAAAATGCAGCGCATGAAGAGATGCAAATCCAAGAGGACTATGCAGAAGCCTTGTTTGAGGCGAAGCACTCAGGGGAATTGCTGGCTCAAAGCCACGCGAAGAAAATGACGGATACAGCGCAAGCACTTATGACAGGTGCGATACTGGCAGCCAATGAAGAGGAAGCTAAACAGGCCAACGAAAAAAATGACTAGACTATTCGTTGATACACATTGTCATTTTGACTTTCCACCTTTTATTGATGCGATGGATGAAAGCCTTGCATCAGCCAGCTCGGCAGGGATCTCTGATATTATTATTCCGACGGTTGGTGTGGATAATTTTGAGCGAGTTTGGCAATTAGCACATAGCTATTCTCAACTACATGCTGCGATGGGGTTTCATCCACTGTACTTAAATCGGTTTCAA
This portion of the Providencia manganoxydans genome encodes:
- a CDS encoding patatin-like phospholipase family protein — encoded protein: MGKHIAVTLGSIEPLAFFDELNKGKTALICEGGGQRGIFTAGVLDEFLKSGFNPFDIMIGTSAGAQNLSAYICGQHGYARRVITRYTTSPLFFNPLRFIRGGHLIDLDWLVESTSKEFPLQMHSGLELINAGREFYMGASRSDDFEAEFLQPTEDTWLDIIRASSAIPGFYRTGVEFNGTLYHDGGISAAIPVEEAYRRGAETIVVIRTVPSQMYFTPEWVKRMTRWLEGEKYGLQRMAAMLKVHLKSYRRTQEFIENPPDNLQIFEIYPPTPLKSSALGSRLSSLNQDYHTGRRCGRYFIAALGHNFAMDNDSLNRFSFENAAHEEMQIQEDYAEALFEAKHSGELLAQSHAKKMTDTAQALMTGAILAANEEEAKQANEKND